A stretch of the Aegilops tauschii subsp. strangulata cultivar AL8/78 chromosome 4, Aet v6.0, whole genome shotgun sequence genome encodes the following:
- the LOC141021451 gene encoding uncharacterized protein: protein MAIIKQSLIVLVLLICGAGGSTTPAPAPALLTQDNLCVGISTSNEDLACVANVALGCFAENAVTNEATFTPCFVLAAGRECLAKDKEEPNKEHCIGLEISKQLLRCLGDSAWTCYNSITGYIPPVFIACFQGRALICNPQ from the exons ATGGCCATCATCAAGCAGTCCCTCATTGTCCTAGTGCTGCTCATATGCGGAGCAGGCGGCTCCACCacaccggcgccggcgccggcgctgcTGACGCAGGACAATCTGTGTGTCGGCATAAG CACGTCCAACGAAGACCTGGCCTGCGTCGCCAACGTCGCACTCGGGTGCTTCGCCGAGAATGCCGTCACCAACGAGGCTACCTTCACGCCATGCTTCGTCCTCGCCGCCGGCAGGGAATGCTTGGCCAAGGATAAGGAGGAGCCCAACAAGGAGCACTGCATCGGCCTAGAGATCAGCAAGCAGCTGCTGCGATGCCTTGGAGATAGCGCCTGGACCTGCTACAACAGCATCACGGGGTACATCCCTCCCGTCTTCATCGCGTGCTTCCAAGGCAGAGCCCTCATTTGCAACCCACAGTGA